The Nitrospirota bacterium sequence GGACGGGCCTGTGTTAATGTCGCCAATCTCGGCAGGAAGCCTTATATACCGCTCCACAGCTATATCATAGAGGATATGCAAGAAATCGGCTATTTTATGCGTGGTGAAATCATTTGGAACAAGGCATCAAGCGCCAGTCCTTCAACAGCATGGGGCAGTTGGTTATCTGCGGGTAATCCGGTATTGAGAGACATTCACGAATATATTTTAGTTTTTTCAAAAGAATCGTTTTCAAGAAAACGAGGAAGCAAAAAAGACACAATAGCCAAAGAAGAGTTCCTTGAGTGGACAAAAAGTGTTTGGACATTCCCCGCTGTATCCGCACGCAGTATCGGCCATCCGGCCCCCTTTCCAGAGGAACTGCCCCACCGCCTAATTCAGCTATATACTTTCAAGGAAGATGTTGTCTTGGACCCGTTTTGTGGCAGTGGAACCGCTTGCCTTGCCGCCCGTAAGGACGGAAGATACTATATCGGGTATGACATTGAGCCTGAATATGTAAAGCTGGCAAATCAGAGAATAAAGGCACATTCAAGTCAAAAGGGGAGCATTCCCGATTTTTT is a genomic window containing:
- a CDS encoding site-specific DNA-methyltransferase; amino-acid sequence: MDDIPDYSIHLMVTSPPYNVKKEYDKDLSLDEYRVLLKRVFAETYKKLVTGGRACVNVANLGRKPYIPLHSYIIEDMQEIGYFMRGEIIWNKASSASPSTAWGSWLSAGNPVLRDIHEYILVFSKESFSRKRGSKKDTIAKEEFLEWTKSVWTFPAVSARSIGHPAPFPEELPHRLIQLYTFKEDVVLDPFCGSGTACLAARKDGRYYIGYDIEPEYVKLANQRIKAHSSQKGSIPDFL